In a genomic window of Magnolia sinica isolate HGM2019 chromosome 14, MsV1, whole genome shotgun sequence:
- the LOC131225297 gene encoding sugar transporter ERD6-like 16 isoform X2 — MAIHQDVETGGNISQDEITQPLIQSDKISAVQTHELSSDTSKGSLWVVLLSTFVAVCGSFEFGSCVGYSAPTQKGIRNDLGLSLAEYSVFGSILNIGAMIGAVTSGRIADLTGRKWAAWSLDLGRFSMGYGIGIVSYVVPVFIAEITPKNLRGGLTTVHQLMICSGVSVAFVVGVVVTWRTLALTGLVPCLILLLGLFFIPESPRWLAKVGREKEFKAALQRLRGKDADISKEAAEIQEYIETLEKLPKAGIQDLFQRRYALSVIVGVGLIAFQQFGGINGVAFYASEIFVSAGFSSGSVGTISIACVQVPITALGAILTDRTGRRPLLLIASTGTCLGNFLTAISFFLKDHGVLSGWAPMIALAGILIYIGSFSLGLGAVPWVIMSEIFPMNIKGIAGSLVTLMHWFGAWVVSYAFNFLMIWSSSGTFFLNAGVSAATVLFIAKLVPETKGRTLEEIQASMNS; from the exons atggcCATTCATCAAGATGTGGAAACTGGAGGTAATATTTCACAAGATGAGATCACCCAGCCACTCATCCAGTCAGACAAGATCTCTGCCGTCCAGACACACGAACTCAGCAGCGACACCAGCAAAGGATCGTTGTGGGTGGTTTTGCTAAGCACGTTTGTCGCGGTCTGCGGTTCTTTCGAATTTGGATCGTGT GTGGGTTACTCCGCACCTACCCAAAAAGGCATCAGGAACGATCTTGGTCTATCTCTGGCTGAG TATTCAGTCTTTGGTTCCATATTGAATATTGGTGCGATGATTGGTGCCGTGACGAGTGGACGGATTGCCGATCTCACTGGCCGTAAATGG GCTGCTTGGTCGCTTGATCTTGGAAGATTTTCCATGGGGTATGGAATCGGCATTGTTTCCTATGTG GTACCCGTGTTCATAGCAGAAATAACACCCAAGAATCTCCGAGGAGGGCTAACGACAGTTCATCAG CTCATGATCTGTTCTGGGGTATCCGTCGCATTTGTGGTGGGGGTGGTCGTAACATGGCGCACATTGGCACTCACTG GACTTGTTCCATGCTTAATTCTACTCTTGGGTCTGTTTTTCATTCCAGAGTCTCCTAGATGGCTG GCAAAGGTGGGCCGTGAGAAAGAGTTTAAAGCTGCACTACAAAGGCTGCGTGGAAAGGATGCTGATATTTCCAAGGAAGCAGCCGAAATTCAA GAATACATAGAAACTCTTGAAAAACTTCCGAAGGCAGGAATACAGGACTTGTTCCAGAGGCGATATGCCCTTTCAGTAATC GTTGGAGTGGGACTGATTGCGTTTCAACAATTTGGAGGGATTAATGGGGTTGCATTTTACGCAAGTGAAATTTTTGTGTCTGCAG GATTTTCTTCAGGCAGCGTCGGTACTATTTCAATTGCTTGCGTTCAG GTTCCGATAACGGCATTGGGTGCAATCCTAACTGATAGAACTGGAAGGAGGCCTCTCCTATTG ATTGCTTCAACGGGAACTTGCCTAGGCAACTTTCTCACTGCAATTTCTTTCTTCCTCAAG GACCATGGAGTGTTATCAGGGTGGGCACCGATGATAGCTCTGGCTGGCATACTG ATATACATAGGATCGTTCTCGCTCGGACTGGGAGCAGTTCCTTGGGTTATAATGTCGGAG ATATTCCCGATGAACATAAAGGGCATTGCCGGAAGCTTGGTGACTTTGATGCACTGGTTTGGTGCTTGGGTGGTTTCATATGCATTCAACTttctcatgatttggagctcatCAG GTACATTTTTCCTTAATGCTGGAGTTTCTGCAGCCACTGTTCTATTCATCGCAAAGCTGGTACCAGAAACAAAGGGGCGAACCCTTGAAGAAATACAAGCCTCCATGAACTCCTAG
- the LOC131225297 gene encoding sugar transporter ERD6-like 16 isoform X1: MAIHQDVETGGNISQDEITQPLIQSDKISAVQTHELSSDTSKGSLWVVLLSTFVAVCGSFEFGSCVGYSAPTQKGIRNDLGLSLAEYSVFGSILNIGAMIGAVTSGRIADLTGRKWAMRISAIVCIVAWFAIYFSQAAWSLDLGRFSMGYGIGIVSYVVPVFIAEITPKNLRGGLTTVHQLMICSGVSVAFVVGVVVTWRTLALTGLVPCLILLLGLFFIPESPRWLAKVGREKEFKAALQRLRGKDADISKEAAEIQEYIETLEKLPKAGIQDLFQRRYALSVIVGVGLIAFQQFGGINGVAFYASEIFVSAGFSSGSVGTISIACVQVPITALGAILTDRTGRRPLLLIASTGTCLGNFLTAISFFLKDHGVLSGWAPMIALAGILIYIGSFSLGLGAVPWVIMSEIFPMNIKGIAGSLVTLMHWFGAWVVSYAFNFLMIWSSSGTFFLNAGVSAATVLFIAKLVPETKGRTLEEIQASMNS; this comes from the exons atggcCATTCATCAAGATGTGGAAACTGGAGGTAATATTTCACAAGATGAGATCACCCAGCCACTCATCCAGTCAGACAAGATCTCTGCCGTCCAGACACACGAACTCAGCAGCGACACCAGCAAAGGATCGTTGTGGGTGGTTTTGCTAAGCACGTTTGTCGCGGTCTGCGGTTCTTTCGAATTTGGATCGTGT GTGGGTTACTCCGCACCTACCCAAAAAGGCATCAGGAACGATCTTGGTCTATCTCTGGCTGAG TATTCAGTCTTTGGTTCCATATTGAATATTGGTGCGATGATTGGTGCCGTGACGAGTGGACGGATTGCCGATCTCACTGGCCGTAAATGG GCTATGAGGATTTCAGCTATTGTCTGCATAGTTGCATGGTTTGCTATTTACTTCTCTCAG GCTGCTTGGTCGCTTGATCTTGGAAGATTTTCCATGGGGTATGGAATCGGCATTGTTTCCTATGTG GTACCCGTGTTCATAGCAGAAATAACACCCAAGAATCTCCGAGGAGGGCTAACGACAGTTCATCAG CTCATGATCTGTTCTGGGGTATCCGTCGCATTTGTGGTGGGGGTGGTCGTAACATGGCGCACATTGGCACTCACTG GACTTGTTCCATGCTTAATTCTACTCTTGGGTCTGTTTTTCATTCCAGAGTCTCCTAGATGGCTG GCAAAGGTGGGCCGTGAGAAAGAGTTTAAAGCTGCACTACAAAGGCTGCGTGGAAAGGATGCTGATATTTCCAAGGAAGCAGCCGAAATTCAA GAATACATAGAAACTCTTGAAAAACTTCCGAAGGCAGGAATACAGGACTTGTTCCAGAGGCGATATGCCCTTTCAGTAATC GTTGGAGTGGGACTGATTGCGTTTCAACAATTTGGAGGGATTAATGGGGTTGCATTTTACGCAAGTGAAATTTTTGTGTCTGCAG GATTTTCTTCAGGCAGCGTCGGTACTATTTCAATTGCTTGCGTTCAG GTTCCGATAACGGCATTGGGTGCAATCCTAACTGATAGAACTGGAAGGAGGCCTCTCCTATTG ATTGCTTCAACGGGAACTTGCCTAGGCAACTTTCTCACTGCAATTTCTTTCTTCCTCAAG GACCATGGAGTGTTATCAGGGTGGGCACCGATGATAGCTCTGGCTGGCATACTG ATATACATAGGATCGTTCTCGCTCGGACTGGGAGCAGTTCCTTGGGTTATAATGTCGGAG ATATTCCCGATGAACATAAAGGGCATTGCCGGAAGCTTGGTGACTTTGATGCACTGGTTTGGTGCTTGGGTGGTTTCATATGCATTCAACTttctcatgatttggagctcatCAG GTACATTTTTCCTTAATGCTGGAGTTTCTGCAGCCACTGTTCTATTCATCGCAAAGCTGGTACCAGAAACAAAGGGGCGAACCCTTGAAGAAATACAAGCCTCCATGAACTCCTAG